A stretch of Myxococcus hansupus DNA encodes these proteins:
- a CDS encoding AlkA N-terminal domain-containing protein: MTALEPSACYRAVQTRDARFDGRFFTAVRTTRIYCRPICPARTPRFENCTFFPSAAGAQEAGYRPCLRCRPETSPDLAFWRGTSNTVARALALIAEGGMDDEGAGVTELADRLGVGDRQLRRLFQQHLGASPVAVAQTRRVLFARQLLHETSLPMAEVALAAGFRSVRRFNAVFRSLHGRPPRELRRSKAPETHTSTGVTLFIPYRPPYDWESMLAHLEARALPGLEYIEAGRYRRTVAHARGAGSIEVSPAPRRAGFLVTLRLPEVQALPGVVAQVRRVFDVGADVDVIGAHLSRDPRLAPLVARRPGLRAPGGWDGFELAVRAVLGQQVTVVAARGLGARLVAEYGEPALTEATGHPRLLRTFPRPERLVGEDLRRLGMPAARAKTLSSLAAAAVADPRLFQPGASLEEAITRFKRIPGIGDWTAQYIALRAVRETDAFPSADVALLRALEDDAGVRPTPDAVLRRSEAWSPWRAYAAQHLWAADAERSRAPSPTKDNHASAAATAH; encoded by the coding sequence ATGACCGCCCTGGAACCCTCCGCGTGCTACCGCGCCGTGCAGACCCGGGATGCCCGCTTCGACGGCAGGTTCTTCACCGCCGTCCGGACCACGCGCATCTACTGCCGGCCCATCTGCCCCGCCCGGACGCCCCGGTTCGAGAACTGCACCTTCTTCCCGAGCGCCGCTGGCGCCCAGGAGGCCGGCTACCGGCCCTGCCTGCGCTGCCGCCCGGAGACCTCCCCGGACCTCGCCTTCTGGCGCGGCACGTCGAACACCGTCGCCCGCGCCCTCGCGCTCATCGCGGAAGGCGGAATGGATGACGAAGGCGCGGGCGTGACGGAGCTCGCGGACCGGTTGGGCGTGGGGGACCGGCAGCTCCGGCGCTTATTCCAGCAACACCTGGGCGCGTCGCCCGTCGCGGTGGCCCAGACGCGGCGCGTGCTGTTCGCCCGGCAGCTCCTCCACGAGACGTCGCTGCCCATGGCCGAGGTGGCGCTCGCCGCGGGGTTCCGCAGCGTCCGCCGCTTCAACGCCGTCTTCCGCTCGCTCCATGGCCGGCCCCCCCGGGAGCTTCGGAGGAGCAAGGCCCCTGAAACCCATACGTCCACGGGCGTCACGCTCTTCATCCCCTACCGCCCGCCGTACGACTGGGAGTCGATGCTGGCCCACCTGGAGGCGCGAGCGCTGCCGGGGCTCGAATACATCGAAGCCGGGCGCTACCGGCGAACGGTGGCGCATGCGCGGGGCGCGGGCTCCATCGAGGTCTCCCCGGCTCCGCGACGCGCGGGCTTCCTGGTGACGCTCCGGCTTCCGGAGGTCCAAGCCCTGCCCGGAGTCGTGGCCCAGGTCCGCCGCGTCTTCGACGTGGGCGCGGATGTGGATGTCATTGGCGCGCACCTGTCTCGCGACCCACGGCTGGCGCCCCTCGTCGCGCGGCGCCCCGGGCTGCGGGCTCCGGGCGGCTGGGACGGCTTCGAGCTCGCGGTCCGGGCCGTGCTGGGGCAGCAGGTGACGGTGGTCGCCGCGCGCGGCCTGGGCGCCCGGCTGGTCGCCGAGTACGGAGAGCCCGCCCTCACCGAGGCCACCGGACACCCTCGGCTCCTGCGAACCTTCCCGCGTCCCGAAAGGCTGGTGGGTGAGGACCTGCGCCGGCTCGGCATGCCCGCGGCTCGCGCGAAGACGTTGTCGAGTCTCGCCGCCGCGGCCGTCGCGGACCCACGGCTGTTCCAGCCCGGCGCCTCGCTGGAGGAAGCCATCACCCGCTTCAAGCGCATCCCTGGCATCGGCGACTGGACGGCGCAGTACATCGCCCTGCGCGCCGTGCGCGAGACGGATGCCTTTCCCTCCGCGGACGTCGCGCTGCTTCGGGCCCTCGAGGATGACGCGGGCGTCCGGCCCACGCCCGACGCGGTGCTTCGCCGCTCGGAGGCCTGGAGCCCCTGGCGCGCCTACGCGGCACAAC